A stretch of the Proteus sp. ZN5 genome encodes the following:
- the mltA gene encoding murein transglycosylase A: MVTWRKSLILGMLALALTGCHRPTEQGQQYKDGKLKQDLIEVSSPNTQGTPINGPDYLQQVSQINQTSSRLYNSNKETYQAVENWIRSGADTRQLRQFNLSAFQMEGVDKYGNVQFTGYYTPVLEARLTPQGEFQYPLYKMPANSRSKLPSRAAIYNGALSQSLIAAYSNSIMDNFMMEVQGSGYVDFGDGKPLTFFGYAGKNGHPYRSIGKVLIDNGEVERKDMSMLAIRDWADKHNDAEVRKLLEENPSFVFFKPEPFTPVRGASAIPLVALASVASDRSIIPAGTVLLAEIPVLDNAGNFTGEYQMRLMVALDVGGAIKGHHFDIYHGIGKDAGHMAGFYNHYGRVWVLKKSQLNSLNPSL; the protein is encoded by the coding sequence ATGGTTACTTGGCGAAAATCGTTAATTTTAGGTATGTTAGCGCTTGCCTTGACAGGATGTCATCGTCCAACAGAGCAAGGGCAACAGTATAAAGATGGAAAGCTTAAACAAGATCTCATTGAGGTAAGTTCGCCAAATACGCAAGGTACACCCATTAATGGCCCTGATTACTTACAACAAGTAAGTCAGATAAATCAAACATCATCTCGCTTGTACAATAGCAATAAAGAGACTTATCAGGCGGTTGAAAACTGGATTCGCTCTGGTGCAGATACACGCCAATTACGTCAGTTCAATCTTTCTGCATTTCAAATGGAAGGGGTTGATAAGTACGGAAATGTTCAATTTACAGGATATTACACACCGGTTCTTGAAGCTCGTTTAACTCCACAAGGTGAGTTTCAATACCCTCTTTATAAAATGCCTGCTAACAGTCGTTCAAAATTGCCTTCCCGTGCTGCTATTTATAATGGTGCATTAAGCCAATCTTTAATTGCTGCTTACAGTAACTCCATTATGGATAACTTTATGATGGAAGTTCAGGGAAGCGGCTATGTTGATTTTGGCGATGGGAAACCTTTAACCTTCTTTGGTTATGCAGGTAAAAACGGTCACCCTTACCGTAGTATTGGCAAAGTACTTATTGATAATGGTGAAGTAGAAAGAAAAGATATGTCTATGCTTGCGATTAGAGATTGGGCTGATAAGCACAATGATGCTGAAGTGAGAAAATTATTAGAAGAAAACCCATCATTTGTTTTTTTCAAACCAGAGCCTTTTACACCAGTTAGAGGTGCTAGTGCTATCCCACTTGTTGCACTTGCCTCTGTGGCTTCAGATAGAAGCATTATTCCAGCAGGAACGGTGTTATTGGCTGAAATTCCTGTACTTGATAATGCAGGTAATTTTACAGGTGAATATCAAATGCGTTTAATGGTGGCATTAGATGTAGGTGGTGCAATTAAAGGGCATCATTTCGATATTTATCATGGAATTGGTAAAGATGCGGGCCATATGGCAGGTTTTTATAATCACTATGGGCGTGTTTGGGTATTAAAAAAATCACAGCTTAACTCATTAAACCCTTCGTTATAA
- the tcdA gene encoding tRNA cyclic N6-threonylcarbamoyladenosine(37) synthase TcdA, with amino-acid sequence MQNSLSDSYLQRFSGIGRLYGQKALSYFAQAHICVVGIGGVGSWAAEALARSGIGAITLIDMDDVCVTNTNRQIHALKESVGQPKCEVMKQRILEINPECKVTSVDDFVTVDNVAEMMNNNFDYVIDAIDSVRPKAALLAYCRRYKIPVITTGGAGGQIDPTQIQVVDLAKTIQDPLAAKLRERLKSDFNVVKNSKGKLGIDCVFSTEQLVYPQGDGTVCAAKSTAEGVKRMDCSAGFGAVTMVTASFGFIAVSHALKKMLAKVQRAHDTRYTSSHSVV; translated from the coding sequence ATGCAAAATTCATTATCAGATTCATATTTACAACGCTTTTCTGGAATAGGGCGACTTTATGGGCAAAAAGCGTTGTCTTATTTTGCTCAGGCTCATATCTGTGTCGTGGGTATAGGCGGCGTCGGCAGTTGGGCTGCTGAAGCATTAGCTCGTAGTGGTATTGGTGCTATCACCTTAATTGATATGGATGATGTGTGTGTGACTAACACTAATCGGCAAATACATGCGCTGAAAGAGAGTGTGGGCCAACCTAAATGTGAAGTGATGAAACAGCGTATTTTAGAAATCAATCCAGAATGTAAAGTGACAAGCGTTGATGATTTTGTCACGGTGGATAACGTCGCTGAAATGATGAATAACAACTTTGATTATGTCATCGATGCAATTGATAGTGTAAGACCAAAAGCTGCATTATTAGCTTACTGCCGTCGTTATAAAATCCCAGTGATCACAACAGGTGGTGCTGGTGGGCAAATTGATCCAACACAAATTCAAGTAGTTGATTTAGCAAAAACAATTCAAGATCCCCTCGCGGCTAAATTAAGAGAGCGTTTGAAATCTGATTTTAATGTCGTAAAAAATAGTAAAGGAAAACTAGGAATAGATTGTGTTTTCTCAACAGAACAATTGGTTTATCCACAAGGGGATGGTACGGTTTGCGCAGCAAAAAGTACGGCTGAGGGCGTAAAAAGAATGGATTGTTCAGCTGGTTTTGGTGCCGTAACGATGGTAACGGCGTCATTTGGTTTTATTGCGGTGTCTCATGCGCTGAAGAAGATGCTAGCGAAGGTGCAGCGTGCTCATGATACTCGTTATACTTCAAGCCACAGCGTTGTTTGA
- the csdE gene encoding cysteine desulfurase sulfur acceptor subunit CsdE, which produces MNNNTPLLATQHPFGHEITLATLLEDFQKSKAWEDKYRQLIQLSRKLPTLPDELKTTEKEIKGCENRVWLGVELNNNGKYHVYGDSDGRIVKGLLTIILAVVENKTAQEIADIDMLAIFDQLGLANQISQSRTDGVNAIIARLKSLTSQS; this is translated from the coding sequence ATGAATAACAACACACCTCTGCTTGCAACTCAGCACCCATTTGGTCATGAAATTACCTTAGCTACCTTGCTTGAGGATTTCCAAAAATCAAAAGCATGGGAAGACAAATACCGCCAATTAATTCAACTCTCGCGTAAATTACCTACATTACCAGATGAATTAAAAACAACAGAGAAAGAGATCAAAGGTTGTGAAAATAGAGTGTGGCTTGGTGTCGAGTTAAATAATAACGGCAAATACCATGTTTATGGCGATAGTGATGGTCGTATTGTAAAAGGCTTACTGACTATTATTTTAGCCGTTGTTGAAAATAAAACGGCGCAAGAAATAGCTGATATCGATATGTTAGCTATTTTTGATCAATTAGGATTGGCTAATCAAATTAGCCAATCTCGCACTGACGGAGTGAATGCGATTATCGCACGATTAAAATCACTCACCTCTCAATCATAA
- the csdA gene encoding cysteine desulfurase CsdA, with the protein MNVFSPDLFRQQFPALKEKTIYLDSAATALKPLAMIEASDAFYRYNFATVHRSQYQHAKETTQQYEATRQQVAELINSTDSDTIIWTKGTTESLNFITQGYFRPRLQAGDEIIVSEQEHHANLIPWLILAEQTGARVIRWAIEDNFLPSIDSLNALINKRTRIVAVSQMSNVTGAQIALDKVSHCVHQYDNCLLVVDGAQGIVHQPTDVTALNIDFYVFSAHKLYGPNGLGICYGKRELLEAMAPWHGGGKMLTNATFDGFSPAPIPQRFEAGTPNIAGVIAFSATLAWLEKQNMHRANQYALELADEAEKRLSELNGFISYRAANSSVVSFNFEGVHHSDLATLIAEKDIALRTGQHCAQPLIDSLNISGCLRISFMPYNQHTDIDAFINAVKFALSLLKDE; encoded by the coding sequence ATGAACGTATTTTCACCTGATTTATTTCGACAACAATTTCCTGCTCTTAAAGAAAAGACTATTTATCTCGATAGTGCAGCAACAGCATTAAAGCCTCTCGCCATGATAGAAGCCTCAGATGCGTTTTATCGCTATAATTTTGCAACAGTTCACCGTAGCCAATATCAACATGCTAAAGAAACAACACAACAATATGAGGCGACGCGTCAACAAGTTGCCGAATTAATCAATAGTACTGATAGTGATACGATTATTTGGACAAAAGGCACCACAGAATCACTCAATTTTATTACTCAAGGCTATTTTCGTCCGCGGTTACAGGCAGGTGATGAAATAATTGTTAGTGAGCAAGAACATCATGCAAACCTTATACCTTGGTTGATACTGGCAGAACAGACAGGCGCACGCGTGATCCGCTGGGCAATAGAGGATAATTTTCTACCTTCAATTGATAGCTTAAATGCTTTAATCAATAAACGGACACGAATTGTCGCTGTTAGCCAAATGTCGAATGTAACAGGCGCTCAAATCGCATTAGATAAAGTGTCTCATTGTGTTCATCAATATGATAATTGCTTACTGGTTGTCGATGGTGCACAAGGTATTGTTCATCAGCCAACAGATGTCACGGCACTCAATATCGACTTCTATGTTTTTTCTGCTCACAAACTTTATGGCCCTAATGGATTAGGTATTTGTTATGGTAAACGCGAGCTTTTAGAAGCGATGGCACCTTGGCATGGTGGTGGAAAAATGCTAACTAACGCAACATTTGATGGCTTTTCTCCAGCCCCTATTCCTCAGCGTTTTGAAGCTGGAACACCTAATATTGCAGGTGTTATTGCATTTTCAGCCACATTAGCATGGTTAGAAAAACAAAATATGCATCGTGCTAACCAATACGCTCTTGAGCTTGCAGATGAAGCTGAGAAGCGCCTCAGTGAGCTAAATGGGTTTATCAGTTACCGAGCTGCTAACTCATCGGTGGTTTCTTTCAATTTCGAAGGTGTTCATCATAGTGATTTAGCCACATTAATCGCAGAGAAAGATATTGCATTGCGCACAGGGCAACACTGCGCTCAACCTCTTATTGATTCATTAAATATTTCAGGCTGTTTACGCATTTCTTTTATGCCTTATAATCAACACACTGATATTGATGCCTTTATTAATGCCGTTAAATTTGCTCTATCACTCTTAAAAGATGAATAA
- a CDS encoding transcriptional regulator GcvA yields the protein MSKRLPPLNALRVFDSAARHLSFTKAAEELFVTQAAVSHQIKTLEEFLGLKLFRRRNRSLLLTEEGQSYYLDIKEIFSSINEATRKLLARSAKGALTVSLSPSFAIQWLVPRLSGFNQAYPGIDVRIQAVDREEDKLADDVDVAIFYGRGNWTGLRTDRLYAEYLIPVCAPSLLTGEKPLKTPSDLIYHTLLHDTSRRDWQAYVRQLEIQNQINVQQGPIFSHSSMVIQAAVHGQGVALVNNVMARSEIESGRLVRPFPDVLVSKNAFYLVCQDSQAELGKIAAFRQWILSQAANEQEKLGLLTSS from the coding sequence ATGTCTAAACGTTTACCGCCATTAAATGCGCTTAGGGTTTTTGATTCAGCGGCACGTCATTTAAGTTTTACTAAAGCCGCTGAAGAATTATTTGTGACACAAGCAGCAGTGAGCCACCAAATTAAAACATTAGAAGAATTCCTTGGGCTAAAATTATTTAGAAGGCGCAATCGCTCTCTCTTATTAACAGAAGAAGGGCAAAGTTATTACCTCGACATTAAAGAAATCTTTTCATCAATTAACGAGGCAACTCGCAAATTATTAGCTCGAAGCGCGAAAGGTGCACTTACCGTTAGCCTTTCTCCAAGTTTTGCTATTCAATGGTTAGTACCACGATTATCTGGATTTAACCAAGCTTATCCTGGGATTGATGTGCGAATTCAGGCTGTTGATCGAGAAGAAGATAAGCTGGCTGACGATGTTGATGTAGCCATTTTTTATGGCCGAGGAAACTGGACAGGGTTACGTACAGACCGTCTTTATGCGGAATATTTAATTCCTGTTTGTGCGCCATCTTTACTTACAGGTGAAAAACCACTAAAAACCCCATCCGATCTGATTTATCATACACTACTGCATGATACATCTCGTCGAGATTGGCAAGCGTATGTACGTCAATTAGAGATACAAAATCAGATTAATGTGCAACAAGGGCCTATTTTTAGCCATAGTTCAATGGTGATACAGGCCGCTGTACATGGACAAGGTGTCGCATTAGTTAATAATGTAATGGCACGTAGTGAAATAGAATCAGGTCGATTAGTAAGACCTTTTCCAGATGTCCTTGTTAGTAAAAATGCATTTTATTTAGTTTGCCAAGATAGCCAGGCTGAATTGGGTAAAATTGCGGCTTTTCGCCAATGGATTTTATCTCAAGCAGCGAATGAGCAAGAAAAGCTGGGTTTACTGACATCATCTTAA
- a CDS encoding DUF423 domain-containing protein, which yields MNSRTLLMFSAISGFFYVAFGAFATHKLAPHLSPQHWEYIQLAMRYQIVHTLLLVGIAAMLMRKTILWFYWAGIFFGVGILLFSGSLYCMALTQVRLLSYFTPIGGFSFLIGWALIFIGALRLRAPASRHE from the coding sequence GTGAATAGTCGTACATTGCTTATGTTTTCCGCGATTAGTGGCTTCTTTTATGTTGCTTTTGGTGCATTTGCAACTCATAAGCTAGCACCTCATTTATCGCCACAACATTGGGAATATATTCAGTTAGCGATGCGCTACCAAATCGTCCATACCTTATTACTTGTCGGGATCGCGGCAATGTTAATGCGTAAAACTATTTTATGGTTTTATTGGGCGGGTATTTTCTTTGGTGTTGGTATTCTACTTTTCAGTGGTAGCCTTTATTGTATGGCACTAACACAAGTTAGATTATTATCTTATTTTACGCCAATTGGTGGATTTAGTTTTCTTATTGGTTGGGCTTTAATTTTTATTGGCGCTTTGCGTCTAAGGGCACCGGCGTCTCGCCATGAATAA
- the rlmM gene encoding 23S rRNA (cytidine(2498)-2'-O)-methyltransferase RlmM encodes MNKVALYCRQGFEKECAAEITDKAGQIGVYGFPRVKEGSGYVIFECYQEGDADKIAREVNFRELIFARQMFVTGELLKDLPPEDRITPIVGMLKGAVEKAGELRVEVADTNESKELLKFCRKFTVPLRNHLRNEKILLKVENFSRPIIHVFFIAPGCCYVGYSYSFNNSAFYMGIPRLKFPSDAPSRSTLKLEEAFHIFIPYDEWEERLASGMKAVDLGACPGGWTYQLVKRSMMVHAVDNGPMAQSLMDTGQVRHHQVDGFKFEPTSKNITWLVCDMVEKPAKVAALMTTWIANEWCREAIFNLKLPMKKRYEEVSHILEKIKSELGEKGINVKIQAKHLYHDREEITVHIQNIWAAYRPDREF; translated from the coding sequence ATGAATAAAGTTGCATTATATTGTCGCCAAGGTTTTGAAAAAGAGTGCGCGGCTGAGATTACGGATAAAGCAGGTCAAATCGGCGTTTACGGTTTTCCTCGTGTTAAAGAGGGAAGTGGTTATGTGATCTTTGAGTGCTACCAAGAAGGTGATGCAGACAAGATCGCGCGAGAAGTGAATTTCCGTGAATTAATTTTTGCTCGTCAGATGTTTGTAACAGGTGAATTACTTAAAGATTTACCGCCAGAAGATAGAATTACACCGATTGTTGGAATGCTAAAAGGTGCTGTTGAAAAAGCGGGTGAACTTCGAGTGGAAGTCGCAGACACTAACGAAAGCAAGGAATTATTAAAATTCTGCCGTAAATTTACGGTGCCATTACGTAATCATTTACGTAATGAGAAAATTTTGCTGAAAGTTGAGAATTTTAGCCGTCCTATTATCCATGTGTTTTTTATTGCGCCGGGATGTTGTTATGTTGGCTATTCTTATAGTTTCAATAATTCTGCATTTTACATGGGGATTCCTCGATTAAAATTCCCATCAGATGCACCAAGTCGTTCGACACTAAAACTTGAAGAAGCATTTCATATCTTCATTCCTTATGACGAGTGGGAAGAGCGTTTAGCAAGCGGAATGAAAGCGGTCGATTTAGGTGCATGCCCCGGCGGTTGGACATATCAATTAGTGAAACGCAGTATGATGGTACATGCTGTTGATAATGGTCCAATGGCACAATCTTTAATGGATACAGGGCAAGTTCGTCATCACCAAGTTGATGGTTTTAAATTTGAACCTACATCTAAAAATATCACATGGCTTGTTTGTGATATGGTTGAGAAGCCAGCTAAAGTTGCTGCATTAATGACGACTTGGATTGCTAATGAATGGTGTCGAGAAGCTATCTTTAACCTAAAACTGCCAATGAAAAAGCGTTATGAGGAAGTTTCTCATATCCTTGAAAAAATAAAGTCGGAGTTGGGGGAAAAAGGGATTAACGTTAAGATCCAAGCTAAGCATCTTTATCATGATAGAGAAGAGATCACGGTTCATATCCAAAATATTTGGGCTGCTTATCGACCAGACCGTGAATTCTAA
- the xni gene encoding flap endonuclease Xni, whose amino-acid sequence MIHLLIIDALNLIRRIHAASGSSSCQTVCEQSVNQLLGHTQPTHAVAVFDEDDRDGSWRHQLLPDYKAGRTPMPDDLRQQLPEIKAMLLNLGIQSWHSGGDEADDVAATLATKVASAGFRVTIISTDKGYCQLLSPSIRIRDYFQRRWLDLEFIRAEFGVEPSQLTDYWGLTGVSSSKVAGVPGIGPKSATELLQIHPDLESLYQHIDDVPTKWQNKLITHKESAFISRKITTLRTDIQLNGNLQQLRLK is encoded by the coding sequence ATGATACATTTGCTGATTATTGATGCTTTAAACCTGATCCGCCGCATTCATGCGGCATCAGGTTCTTCCTCCTGCCAGACTGTGTGTGAACAGAGCGTCAACCAACTGCTTGGACACACACAACCTACTCATGCCGTAGCGGTCTTCGATGAGGATGACAGAGACGGTAGTTGGCGACATCAGCTCTTACCTGATTATAAAGCGGGTCGCACGCCAATGCCTGATGATTTGCGACAACAATTACCTGAAATTAAAGCCATGTTGCTTAATTTAGGAATACAGAGCTGGCACTCGGGTGGTGATGAAGCAGATGACGTGGCAGCTACATTAGCAACCAAAGTGGCGAGTGCGGGTTTTCGAGTCACGATTATCTCAACGGACAAAGGCTATTGCCAATTGCTTTCGCCCTCTATTCGTATACGTGATTATTTTCAACGGCGCTGGTTAGATTTAGAGTTCATTAGAGCTGAATTTGGTGTCGAACCATCTCAACTTACCGACTATTGGGGATTAACGGGTGTAAGTAGCAGTAAAGTGGCAGGTGTCCCCGGTATTGGGCCGAAAAGTGCCACCGAGCTTTTACAAATTCATCCAGATCTAGAATCGCTTTATCAACATATTGATGATGTCCCTACTAAATGGCAAAACAAACTTATTACCCATAAAGAGTCCGCATTTATCAGTCGAAAAATCACCACATTACGTACTGATATTCAATTAAACGGTAATCTACAACAATTACGTTTAAAATAG
- the ppnN gene encoding nucleotide 5'-monophosphate nucleosidase PpnN, whose product MITHVSPLGSMDLLSQLEVDMLKRTASSDLYQLFRNCSLAVLNSGSLTDSSKELLSKYQDFDINVLRRERGVKLELVNPPEDAFVDGKIIRSLQANLFAVLRDILFVHGQITTAERDLHLNLENSTHITNTIFSILRNARALHIDEDPNMIVCWGGHSINETEYLYGRKVGNELGLRELNICTGCGPGAMEAPMKGAAVGHAQQRYKNSRFIGMTEPSIIAAEPPNPLVNELIIMPDIEKRLESFVRIGHGIIIFPGGVGTAEELLYLLGILMSPENQDQVLPLILTGPKESADYFNVLDDFIANTLGDEARRHYQIIIDDAPEVARIMKKYMPLVKDNRRSTGDAYSFNWSMKINADLQLPFEPTHENMASLNLSTDQSPEKLAADLRRAFSGIVAGNVKEVGMKAIEAYGPYKIHGDREIMRRMDILLAGFVEQHRMKLPGGTAYQPCYEIIS is encoded by the coding sequence GTGATAACTCATGTCAGCCCATTAGGTTCCATGGATCTGCTTTCACAGCTAGAAGTTGATATGCTAAAGAGAACCGCAAGCAGTGATCTTTATCAGCTGTTTCGCAATTGTTCTCTTGCTGTTCTCAACTCTGGTAGCCTTACTGATAGTAGTAAAGAACTGTTATCTAAATACCAAGATTTTGATATTAACGTACTACGCCGTGAACGTGGCGTAAAACTAGAGTTAGTCAATCCTCCTGAAGACGCCTTTGTTGACGGAAAAATTATTCGCTCACTACAAGCTAACTTATTTGCAGTGCTTCGTGACATATTGTTTGTTCATGGTCAGATCACAACCGCAGAGCGTGATCTTCACCTGAACTTAGAAAATAGCACCCATATCACTAATACTATTTTCTCGATTTTGCGCAATGCACGAGCCCTTCATATTGATGAAGATCCTAATATGATCGTTTGCTGGGGAGGCCACTCAATCAATGAAACTGAGTACCTTTACGGCAGAAAAGTAGGTAACGAATTAGGGTTACGTGAACTCAATATCTGCACAGGTTGTGGACCCGGTGCGATGGAAGCACCAATGAAAGGGGCTGCGGTTGGTCATGCTCAACAACGTTATAAAAATAGCCGTTTTATTGGTATGACAGAGCCTTCAATCATTGCAGCTGAGCCACCAAATCCATTAGTTAACGAACTGATTATTATGCCAGATATTGAAAAACGTCTGGAATCGTTCGTTCGAATTGGACACGGGATTATTATTTTCCCAGGTGGTGTAGGGACAGCGGAAGAATTACTGTACCTGCTTGGTATTCTTATGTCACCAGAAAACCAAGATCAAGTATTACCACTGATTTTAACCGGCCCTAAAGAGAGCGCGGACTACTTTAATGTATTAGATGATTTTATCGCGAATACATTAGGCGACGAAGCTCGACGCCATTACCAAATTATTATTGATGATGCACCTGAAGTTGCTCGTATCATGAAAAAATATATGCCTTTGGTAAAAGATAATCGTCGCAGTACTGGTGATGCTTATAGCTTTAACTGGTCAATGAAGATCAATGCTGATTTACAGCTTCCTTTTGAACCAACACATGAAAATATGGCATCACTTAACTTAAGTACCGATCAATCACCTGAAAAATTAGCGGCTGACTTACGTCGTGCGTTCTCGGGTATTGTTGCAGGTAACGTAAAAGAAGTGGGTATGAAGGCGATTGAAGCTTATGGTCCTTATAAAATTCATGGTGATCGTGAAATTATGCGTCGCATGGATATTTTATTGGCGGGCTTTGTTGAGCAACATCGTATGAAACTTCCGGGTGGTACAGCTTACCAACCATGTTACGAGATTATCAGCTAA
- the queF gene encoding NADPH-dependent 7-cyano-7-deazaguanine reductase QueF (Catalyzes the NADPH-dependent reduction of 7-cyano-7-deazaguanine (preQ0) to 7-aminomethyl-7-deazaguanine (preQ1) in queuosine biosynthesis), with product MSLYQGDKSLEALSLGKETQYHDQYDAGLLQGVPRSLNRDSLSLTAENLPFHGGDIWTMYELSWLNSKGLPQVAIGHVELDATTENLIESKSFKLYLNSFNQTRFESWDIVEETLLKDLTTCAKGKVNLTIYPLSHFTSQPIVDFAGECIDEQDIEIDNYQFDVQWLNESTTDKQVEETLVSHLLKSNCLITNQPDWGSVAIQYKGKKIDREKLLRYLVSFRQHNEFHEQCVERIFHDIMQLCAPETLTVYARYTRRGGLDINPWRSNCEFVPEISRLARQ from the coding sequence ATGTCTTTATATCAAGGTGATAAATCTCTTGAAGCATTATCTCTGGGCAAAGAGACTCAATATCATGATCAATATGATGCCGGATTATTGCAAGGTGTACCACGTAGCCTAAATCGAGATTCACTCTCTTTAACTGCTGAAAATTTACCTTTTCATGGTGGTGATATTTGGACTATGTATGAACTCTCATGGCTTAATAGCAAAGGCTTACCACAAGTTGCTATTGGTCATGTTGAATTAGATGCAACCACTGAAAATCTTATTGAATCTAAAAGCTTTAAATTATATCTCAACAGTTTTAATCAGACTCGTTTTGAAAGTTGGGATATCGTCGAAGAAACCTTACTTAAAGATTTAACGACTTGTGCTAAAGGCAAAGTTAATCTGACCATTTATCCACTTTCGCATTTTACATCACAACCTATTGTTGATTTTGCTGGAGAGTGTATTGATGAACAAGATATTGAAATTGATAATTATCAGTTTGATGTGCAATGGTTAAACGAATCGACAACCGATAAACAAGTTGAAGAAACCCTTGTCAGCCATCTGTTAAAATCAAATTGCCTGATTACCAATCAACCAGATTGGGGATCAGTCGCTATTCAATATAAGGGTAAAAAGATTGATCGTGAAAAACTACTACGCTATTTAGTTTCATTTAGACAGCACAATGAATTTCATGAACAGTGTGTTGAGCGAATTTTCCACGATATCATGCAATTATGTGCGCCAGAAACATTAACTGTTTATGCAAGATATACACGACGCGGTGGATTAGACATCAATCCTTGGCGTAGTAATTGTGAGTTTGTTCCAGAAATTAGTCGATTAGCCAGACAATAA
- the syd gene encoding SecY-interacting protein gives MTENISSELKTFTQKYVDLWQEKSGLPPASEDLYGVPSICISRTGDEVVYWLPQPFVGTDKLEKVEKAMGIIIRPELHDYFTTQYAGDMQVRFREVDFSLIQVWSEEDFIRLQENIIGHLVTQKRLKLTPTLFIGTTDSENEIISVCNVSGEVILETFGKKKREVLAENLSLFLSELVAVYND, from the coding sequence ATGACTGAAAACATCTCCTCTGAATTAAAAACCTTTACGCAAAAATATGTTGATTTATGGCAAGAAAAATCAGGTTTACCTCCTGCAAGTGAAGATCTTTATGGTGTTCCTTCTATTTGTATATCAAGAACAGGAGATGAAGTTGTTTACTGGTTACCACAGCCTTTTGTAGGAACAGATAAACTAGAAAAAGTTGAAAAAGCAATGGGAATTATTATTCGTCCTGAATTGCATGATTATTTTACCACTCAGTATGCTGGTGATATGCAAGTTCGTTTTAGAGAGGTAGATTTCAGCTTGATCCAAGTGTGGAGTGAAGAAGACTTTATTCGCTTACAAGAAAATATTATTGGTCATTTAGTGACACAAAAACGTTTAAAACTTACACCCACATTATTTATTGGTACCACAGATTCAGAAAATGAAATAATTTCCGTGTGTAATGTTTCCGGTGAAGTCATTCTTGAAACTTTCGGCAAAAAGAAAAGAGAAGTTTTAGCTGAAAATTTATCTCTTTTTCTATCAGAATTAGTCGCTGTATATAATGACTGA